The nucleotide window AGCGTTAGGCACGTCCTTCCCGAACTAGGCCCCAGTTGGTGGGGGCTTGCGGCCCCCGGCCGGCGGGACACTGGCCCGCCAGTCGAAAGCCCTGCTGCTGGAAAAAGCCCAGCTCGGCCGGGCGCTGCACGTCGAGGTAGCAGGGCGCGTGGGTGGCCTGCATGGCCGACAGCGACGCCTGCAGCAGGCGCCGGCCCCGCCCCTGCCCGCGGGCTCCCGGCTGCACCGCCAGCGCCAGCAGGTAATGCGAGTGCGCTTCCGCGCTGTGCCGCCGCAGCCACGCCGTGGCCACCAGAAAGTGCCGCAGTCGCTGAAAGCCCGTCCAGTCGAGGCGCCACAGGGCCGCCGGCAGCAGGCCCGTGCGCAAGAGCTGGTAGAGGGTGGCCGCCGGGTGGTTGGGGCCCACCCACACGGCCAGAGCGTTAGCATCGGCATTGGCATACACCCGCCCGTAGCGCAGACCAAAGCGGAGCAGCTGCTTTAGCAACCATACTTTCTGGCTGCGGGCGTCGGCCGCCGTGCAGCAGTGGTTCAGCACCGGGTGGTCGGCAGCGCAGGTTTCGAGCAACGCCGTGGCCCACACCAAATCGGCGGGCTCAAGGCGGCGAGCAGGCAAGGCGAGCGTAGGCATGAGCAAGGGAAAAATGAATGGCATTAAGCCGCGGATGATTAAGCAGGCAACTGGTCCCGGCTAAGCTTCTGGGTTTTATTCGCGCATTAGCTTGACCACCTGACTCGTGCCGGTGGTGGTCACGCGCAGCAGGTACACGCCGCTGGGCAGGGTTGCCGTTTCGGCGGCAAACAGGCCGTCGCTCACGCGGGCGTGGGTGCGATACTCGCCGAGAAGCCGGCCCGTGGCATCGGTAAGCAGCACCGTGAGCGGCCCATCAGTAGGCTGCTCTACCCGGATGTGCGGCCCCGGTCCGGCCGAGGGGTTGGGCCAAGCACTCACCAGCAATGCCTTAGCACCTTCCACCGCCACCGTGCGCACCACCGAGTGGTGGGCCTTTTGGTCCTGGTCCAGTTGCCTCAGTCGATAATAGAGCGTGGGCACCCCGTATTGGGAGACATTGGCGTCTACGAACTGGTAGTTGCGCGCCGTCGAGCTGTTGCCCTGCCCGGCTATCCGGCCGGCGCGCTCAAATACCCGCCCGTCGCGGCTGCGCTCCACATCGAAGTAGGCGTTGTTTTTCTCTGACGCGGTGGTCCAGTCCAGCTGTGCGTGAAGGCCCTGGCGACGAGCCGTAAACGCGGTGAGTTCTACCGGCAGGGGCGCGTTAGGGTCCGAGAATGTGAAGCGGCCAGCCACGGGCTCTGTTCCGGTCCCGGCGGGCGCGTATTGGCGGGGGTTCGTGGCCGACACGTTGGCGGTAGGGCCGGCAGAGCGCGTCCAAGTTGCGTAAGGTGCCGTGCTGCGCCAGGGTGTGGCGGCAGCCATGTTGCGGCCATTGTCTAGCGCTGCCAGCCAGGCAAAGCTCAGGACCCGGGCCGGACTGCCGGCGGCCGTGGTGCCCAACTCCCAGTACACAGCCAACGAGGTATTGCCCGCTGCCGTGATGATGGCCGTGGGGCCCGTCACCCGCGTGATGGTCAGGGCACCCACGCTGGCCCCGGCCGGCATGCTCACCCCCAGGAAAGGCTCAAAGGCCGCCTCATTCACGGTCCGGGCAGCCATGACCACCGGGCCGACTAGGCGGGCGGTGGTCGTTTCAACGGGGTCGGGGGCGGTGGGCAGCAGTACCAGGGGCGTACCGTCGGCAATGGCCACCAGCCCACTGGTAAGCGTGAGGGTGCCAGCTACGGTCGTGTTGGCGCCAATGGCAACCCCGGCGGCGTTGTTGACGGTCAGATTTCGAAGGGCAATGGTAGCTGAGCCCGCCAGGTTCTGCGGGGCAGTGCCCACAGTCCGCAGCAATGCGGCGGGTGCGGTGGGCGCCGTCACGGTGCCGTTGTTGATGAGGTCGGCACCCAGGTCCAGCTGGCCTTCGTTCGTGAGGGTGGCACCTGCCCCTACGGTTACGGAAGCGGGCACGGCCACCACCCCACCCGGACCTATGTATAAGGTAACTGGCCCTGTGACCGAAACCTGGGCCCACACCGCGCCAATAGGCAGATTGCTGACTAGGGTCGTGAGCGTCACTAGAAAGTAGAATTTTTTCATGGCGTCGGGCTAGGGCTGAAGGCTGGCTGCCTGGTAGTTCCAAAGCAAGCCCCTGCCCTGCCGAATGCCTTCTGAAAGTGTTGCCGATGCTTTCGCGCACGTTGCAGTGCCTTCGCATTCGTTGCAAATCCTTTCGATTTTGTGACAACGCCCCGAAATCAGCCTAATAATTCCATGAAAAAGCCGGTAAGCAGCATTGCTCACCGGCTGGGATTTAGGCACCTCTAACTGGATATAAACTATACGGGTATCTTAAATAGCATGTCCCATAGGAGTGCTTTTTCACCGGCTCGAACTCTGTAATCTGCAAGGAGTTAGTCGCCAGTGAACTCGTCCTAGATGCTCGAACCGGGTATTGTTGCCCGTGCTCATACCGCTTTGGTGAACGATTGGATTAACGCCTCACGCAAGATGCTTCGGCTACGCGTACGCCAGATGAGCATGGATATTCTCTCTATCCGGCTACCCCTCTATGCCTACGCCCTAGCCTCCGCTCTCGTTCTTGGGCTCCACCTGGCGCGCTACGCTGCTCGGCGGGTAGCCAAACTGCCGCGAGAAAGCCGTGGAGAAAGCCGCGGGGCTGCTAAAGCCCACCTGATACGACACCTCCGCGACGGTGCCCACCTGCGCCCGCAGCAGCGCCAGCGCCCGGTGCAGCCGCGTGCCTCGGATGACCTCGCCCGGTGACTGCCCCGTAAGGGCCTTGAGCTTGCGGTGCACCTGCGTGCGACTCATACCAATGTGGGTGCCGAGCTGGTCCACACCAAATTCCTCATCGGCCAGGTGCGCCAGGATGGACTCGTTCACCCGCCGCAGAAACTCCTGGTCCAGCGAAGGCAAGCTAGCGACGGCCGCCGCATGCGCCACCTGTGGGTCGGGTAGGACTAGGCGAGGCTGCATTGCGGCTGTGGTTTCCTCCGAGATTTCCTCGTTCAGCACAGGCGCAGCTACCAGGCGGGCTTGTAGCCGCTGGCGCAGGGCTAGCAGGTTGCGCACCTGCGCCTGGAGTTCACGCGGATTGAAGGGCTTGGCCAAAAAGGCGTCGGCACCGGTTTCCAGGCCCTCGAGCTTGGCTTCAGCATCCGACTTAGCCGTGAGCAGCACCACCGGCACGTGGCTGGTGGCAGGGTTAGATTTGAGTTGGGCGCAAACTTCGTAGCCGTTCAGGCCGGGCATCATTACGTCGCTTACCACCAAGTCTGGCACCTCGGCTAGGGCCACGTCTACCCCGGCGCGCCCGCCAGGCGCCAGCAGCAGGCGGTAGCCCGCTGGCGCCAGCGTGGCCCGGATGAACTCGCGCACCTCGTCGTTATCTTCCACGATGAGCACCACCGCGGCCGTGGCACCTTCCAACTCCGCCAGGCCGGGCACGCCGGTCTCCGGGGGCTGGCTACTGGCGGCTACACCCGGTTGGGTCACGGACGCCTTCGCAGCCTCCGCCACGGGCTGCAGCACCCGCGGCAGCCGCACCACAAACGCGGCACCTTCTCCCGGGCAGCTGCTAACGGCCACCGTGCCGCCGTGCAGCTCAGTCAGCTCGCGCACCAGAGCCAGGCCAATACCGGTACCGATGCGCAACTGGTCATCGGAGGCGCTGCTGGCTTGGTAAAACCGGTTAAACAGATGAGGCAGGTCGGTGGCGGCAATGCCCGGGCCGGTATCAATTACAGCCAATTCCACGCCGCCGCGGGGCGCCGCCACTTCGGGTGGTGTTTCGGCCACGCGCACCGTCACCTTGCCCCCGGCGGGGGTAAAGCGCAGCGCGTTGCTTATCAGATTGGACATCATTTCTTCCAGCTTGCCCGCGTCGAACACCAGCGGCACCGGGCCGGCGGGCGTTTCGCATACCAGCTCAATGCCCCGGCTTTCGGCCAGGGAGGCAAAGGAGGCCACCAGTCGGCACACGTCCCCGGCTACGTCGCCGGAGGTGGGCAGCAGGCGCAAAGCTCCGGCTTCGAGCTTGCTTAGGTCGAGGAGCTGGTTGATGAGGGCGAGCAGCTTGCGGGCGTTGCGCAGCACGAGCCCTCCCTGGCGGCGCACGGCCGCGTCGGTAGGTTCGGTGGCCAGGGTTTCGGCCGGGCCCAGAATGAGGGTGAGCGGGGTGCGCAGCTCGTGGCTCACGTTGGTAAAAAAGTCGGTTTTCACCCGGTCCATTTCCTGCAGGTGCTCCAGAGCCTGACGCTCCAGCTGGCGGTCGGCGCGTTGCCTCTCCCGGTCCTGGGTATAGGCCCGAACGCCGTAAATAATTAACGCGAAACTACTCGCATACAGCAGGTACGCCCACCACGCCTGCCACCAAGGCGCCCGAATAGAGAAGGCGTAGGTGGCAGGGCGGCGGTTCCATACTCCGTCGTTGTTGGCCGCCCGCACTTGAAAGGAATAGTCGCCGGGCGGCAGGTTAGTGTAAGTGGCCGACGTTGTCTTCAGCGGCCCCACCCAGGCAGACTCAAACCCTGCCAGCCGGTACTGGTAGCGCACCTGGCTGGGGTTGGTCAGGCTTACGCCGATGTAATCGAATGTGAGGTGGTTGAGTTCGTGCGGCAGCGCCAGATCGGGCACCAAAGTCGTGTCTTTGAGAAAGATGCGCAAGCCCGCCACGAGCGTGCGCGGTGCGGCGCGGTTGGGCCGGGCCAGGGCGGGGTTGTAATGCATCAGCCCGTTGATGGTGCCCACCCACAGCTGTCCGCCCTCGTCCGGCAGCACCGCATTCTGGTTGGTTTCCTGGCCTGAAAACCCCTCCGCGAGACCAAAGCTCCGGGCTTTGCTCGTTCGGATGTCGAAACAGTCGAGCCCCAGGTTGGTGCCCAGCCACACGTGGCCGCGGCCGTCGCACTGCACAAAAAACGGGTTGTTGGACTGCAGACCGGTTTCAAGGCCGAACGACTGCAGCCGGTGCCCGTCGTAGCGCAGCAGCCCGCTTCCGATGCTGCCCAGCCACAGGTTGCCCCGCTCGTCCTCACTGATGGAACCGATGCTGAGGCGGTCGGGCTGGCCCGGTACGGCTTGGAACCTATCGGTGGCGGGGTCCAGGCGCACAAGGCCGCGGTCGTCGGTGCCCACCCACAGCACACCGTCGCGGGCACGCAATATTTTCCACAAATTGTTGGTGCCTAATCCGCCGCGTCGCGCATCAAAGGTTTGGAAAGCTTGGGTAGCGGGGTCGAATACCGTAAGGCCCGCCTGCCGGGTAAGCAGCCAGATGCGCCCGCGGCCGTCTTCGGCAATGCTGGCCACCGACTGCCCTCCCAGCGCCGGACGCTGGTTGAAAACCGTCCACTGCCCCGTGGCGGGGCGGTAGCGCAGAGCCCCGGCGCTCGTCAGCCCCACCCAAATATCTCCCCGGCTGTCGCGAAACAAGCAGCGCACGAACGGCTGCGGACCGCGGCTGGGCAGCCGCACCGGCCGGGCCTGCTGGCCGGCCGGCGCGCCGGGCCGCAGTTCCGTCAGGCCATTGGGCGTTCCGACCCAATAGGCGGCAGGCCCGATTTTGAGGATGCTGTGTACCTCGTTATTTGGCAGGCCCTGGGCGGTGGTGAACTGGGCAAACCGCTCGTCGGGCAGGTGCTGGGCTATGCCGTTGTCGTGCACGGTCCAAAGGCTGCCCTCACGGTCTTCCAGCAGGTCCGAGGCGACTTCACTGTCGAAGCTGCCGCCCCCGGCTACACATTCAAACCGCTGTACCGAGGCCGGGGCGCGGCTCAGGCCCGTGGTGGTGGCGGCCCACACCCGGCCGGCACGGTCTTGCAGAACTCGCCGCACGTTGGCGGTGCACAGGCCCGCTTCGGGGCCGAAGCGGCGCACGCGCCACGGTGCCCCCCGCTCAAGCGTAGGAGTCCATTAGTCGTCGCTACCCAAAACAAAGTGTCGCTCACCCGGAAAAAGCTATTGACGCTGCCCACCTGCAGGACTGGTGGGAGGGCGCGGCGCGGCGCGTCCAGCAGGTGGCCGGTGGCGGCGTCCAGGACGGACAGGCCGGCGTCGGTGGCAACCCAGAGCTGCCCGGCAGGTCCGGGCGCCACAAAACGTACGTTGTCGGAAGGCAAGCCCTGGGTCCGGCCCAGACGCGTGAGGGTGGTGTCGCGGGGGCCACAGCGCAGGCGCAGCAGGCCTTGGCCCTCGGTGGCTACCCATACTACGCCGCCGGGCCCCAGCCAGATGCGGCGGGCGTGCAGCGTAGGTGCCATACCCGGCAGGTGGCAGCGCCCCACTTTGCCCTGACGGACCCAGGCCACGCCGCCATATTCGTGGCCCAGCCAAATTGTGCCATCGGGCGCAGCGGCCACGGCCCGCACATGGTTGTCGGCCAGGCCCTGGCGGCCGTCGTAGACCCGGAACTGCTGGCCATCGAACACGCACAAGCCGCCCTGGGTGCCAGCCCATAGCCGACCTGTGCCGTCCTGGCAGATGGCATATATCACGCTTTGAGGCAACCCGTTAGCAATGGTGTACTCGCGCAGAGCCAACGTCTGGGTCATGCCGGGCAGCGCGCCAAGCAATCCAAACCAGAGGCCGAGTGTTTTCAATAGCCTGCGCACCATATGCACCCAAAGTAGACCGGAAACAAGGCTTTGTTACATGAACTGCACTAAGCTCAATGCATTCTAAAGCTAAGCAACATTCATCAATTGCCATATTTAAATTCAAGACAACTCAGTGTTTGCTAACAGTCATAGTCCGTTATTGTGGCCGTAAAGGTGCGCAGGACCAACCGAGCAGGTGCTGCCTGTGCCCCAACAACTTAGGAGCGCCTAATAACAATCGGCAACCAAAAGCTTTGGCCTGATTTGTTCTCGATTACACCGCTTGCAAGCAGTCGGAAATTATCGCGAAGGAAAACAGCCAATGAAGGTGCGGAAAAGGGTGTCGGCCTCCGCCAAAAGGTGGGGCGGGAGTGCACTTCATCCAACCCCCTATGTGCTGGTTCAGACAAACGGTCCGAAAAGCGACCTAAGGAGTTCGGTTTATACAAGGCTCCTATCGCCTCTATACGACAAGGCGTGCTTCCGTAACAACGGTTTTTTCCGACCTTTGCAGCAGGGAAACGAAGACCGAACCAAATGATCCGCTTGCTTGCTTAACTAGTCCCGTGTACGATGGCCTCTACCCAGCAATTTGTCGAATTTGTTGTCGAACAACTCAACGCCTCCGGGCAGGTGAGCACGAAGAAAATGTTCGGGGAGTACGGTCTGTATTGGGGCGACAAGCTCTTTGCCCTGGTCTGTGACAATCGTTTATACATTAAGCCAACCGCTGCCGGACGCGCATTCTGGCCAGCAGTAGTCGAGGCGGCGCCTTACCCGGGCGCAAAACCAAGCTTTCTGATCGAAGAGCAGTTAGACGATCGGCAGTGGTTGGCGACCTTCGTTCGCCTCACGGTAGAGGAATTGCCCGAACCTAAGCCAAAGTCCCCCAAACGGCGTACCAGCCCCTAAGCAGGAGCTTGATTGACGAGAGGGGCCGACCACGCGGTAGCAAGCAAAACCAGGGTAAGTTCACTGTCATGAGCAACCCTCGTACTTCCGCTTCGCATCGTTTATCCCCAGATGTAATTAGCGCCGTTCATCGGCAAGACTACCCAACTCTGGAGCAGCTGGT belongs to Hymenobacter cellulosilyticus and includes:
- a CDS encoding GNAT family N-acetyltransferase, whose translation is MPTLALPARRLEPADLVWATALLETCAADHPVLNHCCTAADARSQKVWLLKQLLRFGLRYGRVYANADANALAVWVGPNHPAATLYQLLRTGLLPAALWRLDWTGFQRLRHFLVATAWLRRHSAEAHSHYLLALAVQPGARGQGRGRRLLQASLSAMQATHAPCYLDVQRPAELGFFQQQGFRLAGQCPAGRGPQAPTNWGLVREGRA
- a CDS encoding T9SS type A sorting domain-containing protein produces the protein MKKFYFLVTLTTLVSNLPIGAVWAQVSVTGPVTLYIGPGGVVAVPASVTVGAGATLTNEGQLDLGADLINNGTVTAPTAPAALLRTVGTAPQNLAGSATIALRNLTVNNAAGVAIGANTTVAGTLTLTSGLVAIADGTPLVLLPTAPDPVETTTARLVGPVVMAARTVNEAAFEPFLGVSMPAGASVGALTITRVTGPTAIITAAGNTSLAVYWELGTTAAGSPARVLSFAWLAALDNGRNMAAATPWRSTAPYATWTRSAGPTANVSATNPRQYAPAGTGTEPVAGRFTFSDPNAPLPVELTAFTARRQGLHAQLDWTTASEKNNAYFDVERSRDGRVFERAGRIAGQGNSSTARNYQFVDANVSQYGVPTLYYRLRQLDQDQKAHHSVVRTVAVEGAKALLVSAWPNPSAGPGPHIRVEQPTDGPLTVLLTDATGRLLGEYRTHARVSDGLFAAETATLPSGVYLLRVTTTGTSQVVKLMRE
- a CDS encoding hybrid sensor histidine kinase/response regulator transcription factor; translated protein: MRRFGPEAGLCTANVRRVLQDRAGRVWAATTTGLSRAPASVQRFECVAGGGSFDSEVASDLLEDREGSLWTVHDNGIAQHLPDERFAQFTTAQGLPNNEVHSILKIGPAAYWVGTPNGLTELRPGAPAGQQARPVRLPSRGPQPFVRCLFRDSRGDIWVGLTSAGALRYRPATGQWTVFNQRPALGGQSVASIAEDGRGRIWLLTRQAGLTVFDPATQAFQTFDARRGGLGTNNLWKILRARDGVLWVGTDDRGLVRLDPATDRFQAVPGQPDRLSIGSISEDERGNLWLGSIGSGLLRYDGHRLQSFGLETGLQSNNPFFVQCDGRGHVWLGTNLGLDCFDIRTSKARSFGLAEGFSGQETNQNAVLPDEGGQLWVGTINGLMHYNPALARPNRAAPRTLVAGLRIFLKDTTLVPDLALPHELNHLTFDYIGVSLTNPSQVRYQYRLAGFESAWVGPLKTTSATYTNLPPGDYSFQVRAANNDGVWNRRPATYAFSIRAPWWQAWWAYLLYASSFALIIYGVRAYTQDRERQRADRQLERQALEHLQEMDRVKTDFFTNVSHELRTPLTLILGPAETLATEPTDAAVRRQGGLVLRNARKLLALINQLLDLSKLEAGALRLLPTSGDVAGDVCRLVASFASLAESRGIELVCETPAGPVPLVFDAGKLEEMMSNLISNALRFTPAGGKVTVRVAETPPEVAAPRGGVELAVIDTGPGIAATDLPHLFNRFYQASSASDDQLRIGTGIGLALVRELTELHGGTVAVSSCPGEGAAFVVRLPRVLQPVAEAAKASVTQPGVAASSQPPETGVPGLAELEGATAAVVLIVEDNDEVREFIRATLAPAGYRLLLAPGGRAGVDVALAEVPDLVVSDVMMPGLNGYEVCAQLKSNPATSHVPVVLLTAKSDAEAKLEGLETGADAFLAKPFNPRELQAQVRNLLALRQRLQARLVAAPVLNEEISEETTAAMQPRLVLPDPQVAHAAAVASLPSLDQEFLRRVNESILAHLADEEFGVDQLGTHIGMSRTQVHRKLKALTGQSPGEVIRGTRLHRALALLRAQVGTVAEVSYQVGFSSPAAFSTAFSRQFGYPPSSVARQVEPKNESGG
- a CDS encoding ligand-binding sensor domain-containing protein; its protein translation is MVRRLLKTLGLWFGLLGALPGMTQTLALREYTIANGLPQSVIYAICQDGTGRLWAGTQGGLCVFDGQQFRVYDGRQGLADNHVRAVAAAPDGTIWLGHEYGGVAWVRQGKVGRCHLPGMAPTLHARRIWLGPGGVVWVATEGQGLLRLRCGPRDTTLTRLGRTQGLPSDNVRFVAPGPAGQLWVATDAGLSVLDAATGHLLDAPRRALPPVLQVGSVNSFFRVSDTLFWVATTNGLLRLSGGHRGACAASAPKRACAPPTCGEFCKTVPAGCGPPPPRA
- a CDS encoding TfoX/Sxy family protein, which encodes MASTQQFVEFVVEQLNASGQVSTKKMFGEYGLYWGDKLFALVCDNRLYIKPTAAGRAFWPAVVEAAPYPGAKPSFLIEEQLDDRQWLATFVRLTVEELPEPKPKSPKRRTSP